In a single window of the Gossypium hirsutum isolate 1008001.06 chromosome D02, Gossypium_hirsutum_v2.1, whole genome shotgun sequence genome:
- the LOC107909314 gene encoding universal stress protein PHOS34 — MNPQQPSPSEPDLQVPSLASLRIQPSSPRFPFSTPIAGSQRRIAIAVDLSDESAYAVRWAVQNYLRPGDAVVLLHVRPTSVLYGADWGSIKLQITPNSTNNRENATAISGDHSDEESQQKLENDFDVFTTTKANTLAQPLVDAQIPFKIHIVKDHDMKERLCLEVERLGLSAVIMGSRGFGASRRTCKGRLGSVSDYCVHHCICPVVVVRYPDEENGNGGAEKVTKKNIVEDVELQPVPEEEQEYHDAEEGHTDA, encoded by the exons ATGAATCCACAACAACCCAGTCCATCGGAACCCGACCTTCAGGTTCCATCCCTCGCTTCCCTCCGAATCCAGCCCTCTTCCCCACGTTTCCCTTTTTCCACCCCCATCGCCGGTTCTCAGCGTCGCATCGCCATCGCCGTTGACTTAAGCGACGAGAGTGCTTATGCCGTCCGCTGGGCTGTCCAGAATTACCTTCGTCCGGGAGACGCCGTCGTCCTCCTCCACGTCCGTCCGACTTCCGTCCTTTACGGAGCCGATTGGGGCTCTATCAAACTCCAAATCACTCCCAACTCCACGAATAATCGCGAAAACGCCACCGCCATCAGTGGCGATCACTCCGACGAGGAGTCGCAGCAAAAACTCGAGAACGACTTCGACGTTTTCACGACAACCAAGGCGAATACGCTGGCCCAGCCGTTAGTGGATGCTCAGATTCCGTTTAAAATCCACATAGTAAAAGACCATGACATGAAGGAGAGATTGTGTTTGGAAGTGGAGAGATTAGGGCTGAGTGCAGTGATCATGGGGAGCAGAGGATTCGGAGCCTCTAGAAGAACCTGCAAGGGAAGGCTAGGAAGCGTTAGTGATTATTGCGTCCACCACTGCATTTGTCCTGTGGTAGTGGTCCGGTACCCTGATGAGGAAAATGGAAATGGTGGAGCCGAGAAGGTGACGAAGAAGAACATTGTTGAAGATGTGGAGCTGCAGCCGGTACCTGAAGAGGAACAGGAGTATCATGATGCGGAGGAGGGACACACAG ATGCTTAA